From one Lolium rigidum isolate FL_2022 chromosome 4, APGP_CSIRO_Lrig_0.1, whole genome shotgun sequence genomic stretch:
- the LOC124708540 gene encoding uncharacterized protein LOC124708540, whose translation MAAGDVLMASGDLGSEEEVDESGCLEPLFYDEAAVVAEVTAKAERRRREAEEKAAEHARNLEEWTWRNAAHQAVLDRIKEYDPETGEVCYTRFYHKDFSSFDIDEESPLPAMRHTHSTATTYTNPLGEQFYRLFESANILSVKIAASDVCFPLQVYGTVIARDYLDFKCVYLFRRCREDFQVIHSEDESLILTGPTRGLVLMDNLYLEVDLKVRDKKDKDQELSKGLCVIDGVRLGGWDYSRVGCIDLKSRLSTVDVKFAVVVSAVEATFEIKVMKGNFFGEITAYTSRIQDCLVLHDSRAGGVTCDGSGMIQLWRRVVCVSKKEKLLLKIATASTTQTVDFTPDVSGAVKNEITCGDVTMHIKVNWSIFG comes from the exons ATGGCCGCCGGCGACGTGCTCATGGCCAGCGGCGACCTAGGGTCTGAGGAGGAAGTCGACGAGAGTGGCTGCTTAGAGCCGCTCTTCTacgacgaggcggcggtggtggccgaaGTGACGGcaaaggcggagaggcggcggcgggaggccgaggagaaggcggcggagcatgcGAGGAACTTGGAGGAGTGGACGTGGAGAAATGCAGCGCATCAGGCTGTCCTCGACAGGATCAAAGAGTACGATCCCGAGACTGGGGAGGTCTGCTACACCCGATTCTACCACAAGGATTTCTCCAGTTTCGACATCGACGAGGAGT CGCCTCTGCCTGCGATGCGACACACTCACAGTACTGCAACCACATACACCAACCCACTTGGAGAACAGTTTTACCGCCTGTTTGAATCAGCAAATATCCTCTCAGTTAAGATAGCCGCTTCAGATGTGTGCTTTCCGTTACAAGTGTATGGTACTGTGATTGCCAGAGATTACCTTGATTTCAAGTGTGTCTATCTCTTCCGTCGCTGTCGAGAGGATTTCCAAGTCATCCACTCAGAG GATGAATCGTTGATCTTGACTGGCCCAACTCGAGGACTTGTGTTAATGGATAACTTATACTTGGAGGTAGATCTTAAGGTCAGGGACAAAAAGGACAAAGACCAAGAACTTAGCAAGGGACTGTGTGTGATTGATGGTGTAAGATTGGGAGGGTGGGATTATAGTCGTGTTGGATGTATCGACCTCAAAAGCAGGCTGAGCACCGTGGATGTGAAATTTGCAGTAGTTGTATCTGCAGTGGAGGCTACCTTTGAAATCAAGGTTATGAAGGGAAATTTCTTTGGAGAAATCACAGCGTACACATCTAGAATTCAGGATTGCCTTGTGTTACATGATAGCAGAGCAGGTGGTGTAACCTGTGATGGTAGTGGAATGATCCAGCTGTGGCGTCGTGTTGTATGTGTTAGCAAGAAGGAGAAGCTTCTGTTGAAGATTGCTACTGCCTCTACTACCCAGACTGTTGATTTTACTCCAGATGTCAGCGGCGCAGTGAAAAATGAAATTACTTGTGGTGATGTTACAATGCACATCAAGGTCAACTGGTCAATATTTGGCTGA